A stretch of DNA from Catenulispora acidiphila DSM 44928:
GACGGCGATGCGCATGGCCGAGCGTCTGGCCGCCGCCGGAATGATCGACCGCTCGCCGAATCCCGAAAACCGCCGCGAGTCCATCGCCACCCTGACCGCCGCCGGCCGCGAAGTGGTCGAACAGGTCACCAGCCGACGCCGCGAGGAGATCACCACCATCGTCGAGCGAATGCCCCCCGACCACCTCGACCGGCTGGTAGAGGCCCTGGAATCCTTCAGCGCCGCCGGCGGCGAACCCTCAGCCGGATACGACCCGATCCCCCTGGGCTGGCAGTAACGCCAGCGCGAACAGGACACGGATCGCCGCGCGGGGTGATGAACGACGATCGTCCTCCGGCAGCAGGCCGCGTTTCGCCTTGAAATGCGCTGAGACGCAAAGGCCGCGGCGACTGCTCTGTGAAGGGCAGTGGCCGAGACCTCGAGATGTGCCGCGCGGCGCGGCCAGCGGATCAGGCTACTGGAGCCAACCAGTCGAACTCGGCGGCGCCGTAGCCGTCGGCACCGACGCCAGGACTACCGCGTCCCCGCTGTTCAGCTCCGACGATCGATCGATCATGGAGATCATTCGCGAGCTGTGACGCGAGGTCCGCTACCGCGCCGGGTGCGGACATTGACCGGAAGCCAAGCCAAAAGCCGTGACGTGGCGCGCGTTCCCGGTCCTCACGCCACCACTTGCCCGGCCCGGGCCGAGCCTGGGTCCAGCACCCGGGCCAAGTGGTCCAGCAGGGCTTCGAGTTCCTCTCCTGTGCCGATCGGTCTGAGAACCTCGGATTGCATCCGGGCGAGCGATGGCGCGAGG
This window harbors:
- a CDS encoding MarR family winged helix-turn-helix transcriptional regulator gives rise to the protein MSPRTADHDNAEPSTAAHPARAVAGTVDRVTDALLTASRLLVAVSARSLNEVEDSLTLPQFRALVVLSSRGPLRLTHLAEHLAVNPSTAMRMAERLAAAGMIDRSPNPENRRESIATLTAAGREVVEQVTSRRREEITTIVERMPPDHLDRLVEALESFSAAGGEPSAGYDPIPLGWQ